From a single Micromonospora pallida genomic region:
- a CDS encoding acetyl-CoA C-acetyltransferase yields MASVIVSGARTPMGRLLGNLKDLSATKLGGVAIKAALERAGVAPEQVQYVIMGQVLQAGAGQMPARQAAVEAGIPMSVPALNINKVCLSGLDAIALADQLIRAGEFDIVVAGGMESMTNAPHLLLGQRGGYKYGDVTVKDHMALDGLTDAWDCCAMGESTERHGVKHNITREEQDAFAAASHQKAAAAQKNGHFADEITPVLIPQRKGDPLVISEDEGIRPDTTVESLAKLRPAFTKDGTITAGSASPISDGAAAVVVMSKAKAKELGLTWLAEVGAHGNVAGPDNSLHSQPSNAIVHALKKGGLSIEDLDLIEINEAFAAVGIKSTRDLGVDPAIVNPNGGAIALGHPIGMSGARLVLTLALELKRRGGGTGAAALCGGGGQGDALIIHVPGAGENAQ; encoded by the coding sequence ATGGCTTCGGTGATCGTCAGCGGCGCGCGGACCCCGATGGGGCGCCTGCTGGGCAACCTCAAGGACCTCTCCGCGACGAAGCTCGGCGGAGTAGCGATCAAGGCCGCGTTGGAGCGTGCCGGGGTCGCCCCGGAACAGGTGCAGTACGTGATCATGGGGCAGGTGCTCCAGGCCGGTGCGGGGCAGATGCCGGCCCGGCAGGCGGCGGTCGAGGCGGGCATCCCGATGTCCGTACCGGCGCTGAACATCAACAAGGTCTGCCTCTCCGGGCTGGACGCGATCGCCCTGGCCGACCAGCTCATCCGGGCCGGCGAGTTCGACATCGTGGTGGCCGGCGGCATGGAGTCGATGACCAACGCCCCGCACCTGCTGCTCGGTCAGCGCGGCGGCTACAAGTACGGCGACGTGACGGTGAAGGACCACATGGCGCTGGACGGCCTCACCGACGCCTGGGACTGCTGCGCGATGGGCGAGTCCACCGAGCGGCACGGCGTGAAGCACAACATCACCCGCGAGGAGCAGGACGCCTTCGCCGCGGCCAGCCACCAGAAGGCGGCCGCCGCGCAGAAGAACGGCCACTTCGCCGACGAGATCACCCCGGTGCTGATCCCGCAGCGCAAGGGCGACCCGCTGGTGATCAGCGAGGACGAGGGCATCCGCCCGGACACCACCGTCGAGTCGCTGGCCAAGCTCCGTCCGGCGTTCACCAAGGACGGCACGATCACCGCGGGCAGCGCGTCGCCGATCTCCGACGGGGCCGCCGCCGTGGTGGTGATGAGCAAGGCCAAGGCCAAGGAGCTGGGGCTGACCTGGCTGGCCGAGGTCGGCGCGCACGGCAACGTGGCCGGGCCGGACAACTCCCTGCACTCGCAGCCGTCGAACGCGATCGTGCACGCCCTGAAGAAGGGCGGGTTGAGCATCGAGGATCTCGACCTCATCGAGATCAACGAGGCGTTCGCGGCGGTCGGCATCAAGAGCACCCGCGACCTCGGGGTCGACCCGGCGATCGTCAACCCGAACGGCGGGGCGATCGCGCTCGGCCACCCGATCGGCATGTCCGGCGCCCGACTGGTGCTCACCCTCGCGCTGGAGTTGAAGCGGCGCGGTGGCGGCACCGGGGCGGCGGCGCTCTGCGGTGGCGGCGGGCAGGGCGACGCGCTGATCATCCACGTCCCCGGTGCCGGCGAGAACGCTCAGTGA
- the meaB gene encoding methylmalonyl Co-A mutase-associated GTPase MeaB, with the protein MSELGTAAPSIRRSRDVPLLVERARAGDPRAVARLITLVESGDEVLPQVAAALAPYAGQAQVVGLTGSPGVGKSTTTNELVRALRARGHRVGVLAVDPSSPFTGGAILGDRVRMQDHALDPGVYIRSMSSRGHLGGLSAATPQAVRVLEGAGCDVVLVETVGVGQAEVEVASLADTTLVLLAPGMGDAIQAVKAGILEIADVFVVNKADRDGADATVRDIQGMIALGERGPGEWRPQVVRSIAARGEGIDDIAAAIDKHRGWLVEHGELRRRREARAAAEIEAIALGVLRARIGSLRDGTELPTLAARVAEGALDPYAAADELLAQLGS; encoded by the coding sequence GTGAGCGAGCTGGGCACCGCCGCGCCGTCCATCCGGCGCAGTCGGGACGTACCCCTGCTGGTCGAGCGGGCCCGCGCGGGTGACCCCCGCGCGGTGGCCCGGCTGATCACCCTGGTCGAGTCCGGTGACGAGGTGCTGCCGCAGGTCGCGGCGGCCCTCGCGCCGTACGCCGGGCAGGCCCAGGTGGTCGGGCTGACCGGCTCGCCCGGGGTGGGGAAGTCGACCACCACCAACGAGCTGGTCCGGGCGCTGCGGGCGCGCGGGCACCGGGTCGGGGTACTCGCCGTGGACCCGTCCAGCCCGTTCACCGGCGGGGCGATCCTGGGCGACCGGGTCCGGATGCAGGACCACGCCCTCGACCCCGGCGTCTACATCCGGTCGATGTCCAGCCGGGGGCACCTCGGCGGGCTCTCGGCGGCCACTCCGCAGGCGGTCCGGGTGCTGGAGGGCGCGGGCTGCGACGTGGTGCTGGTGGAGACGGTCGGGGTCGGGCAGGCCGAGGTCGAGGTGGCCTCGCTCGCCGACACCACGCTGGTGCTGCTCGCTCCCGGCATGGGCGACGCGATCCAGGCAGTCAAGGCCGGCATCCTGGAGATCGCCGACGTCTTCGTGGTCAACAAGGCCGACCGGGACGGCGCCGACGCCACCGTCCGCGACATCCAGGGCATGATCGCGCTGGGCGAGCGCGGGCCGGGCGAGTGGCGGCCCCAGGTGGTCCGCTCGATCGCCGCGCGCGGCGAGGGGATCGACGACATCGCCGCCGCCATCGACAAGCACCGGGGCTGGCTGGTCGAGCACGGTGAGCTGCGCCGTCGGCGCGAGGCGCGGGCCGCCGCCGAGATCGAGGCGATCGCGCTCGGCGTGCTCCGCGCCCGGATCGGCTCGCTGCGCGACGGTACGGAGCTGCCGACGCTCGCCGCCCGGGTGGCCGAGGGGGCGCTGGACCCGTACGCCGCGGCGGACGAGTTGCTGGCCCAGCTCGGTAGCTGA
- a CDS encoding Asp23/Gls24 family envelope stress response protein, producing MADEATQELTGTPGAVAGGTTQVSDEVVEKIAVAAAKSVPGVTELGGDVARFFNAVLDKVGLDQVGDARRGCSAHVTNGAAVVNLVIVIDAGRPVPEVTNGVRAAVTQAVEAYGLRVDEVNIRVDDVALGDLATPPA from the coding sequence ATGGCTGACGAGGCGACACAGGAGCTGACCGGGACGCCGGGCGCGGTGGCGGGTGGCACGACGCAGGTCTCCGACGAGGTGGTGGAGAAGATCGCGGTGGCCGCCGCGAAGTCCGTCCCCGGGGTGACCGAGCTGGGTGGTGACGTGGCCCGGTTCTTCAACGCCGTGCTCGACAAGGTCGGTCTGGACCAGGTCGGCGACGCTCGGCGCGGCTGCTCCGCGCACGTCACCAACGGCGCGGCGGTGGTGAACCTGGTGATCGTGATCGACGCCGGTCGGCCGGTGCCTGAGGTGACCAACGGGGTCCGGGCCGCCGTCACCCAGGCGGTCGAGGCGTACGGGCTGCGGGTCGACGAGGTCAACATCCGGGTCGACGACGTGGCCCTGGGCGACCTGGCGACGCCGCCGGCCTGA
- a CDS encoding acyl-CoA mutase large subunit family protein — MNADEIAAGRARWQARYDAARKRDADFTTLSGLEVEPVYGPPEGVAYPGFDRIGWPGEYPYTRGLHPTGYRGRAWTIRQFAGFGNAQQTNERYKMILGAGGGGLSVAFDMPTLMGRDSDDPQSLGEVGHCGVAIDSAVDMEALFDGIDLAGVTTSMTISGPAVPVFCMYLVAAERQGADIGTLDGTLQTDIFKEYIAQKEWLFDPEPHLRLIGDLMEYCARDIPRYKPLSVSGYHIREAGSTAAQELAYTLADGFGYVELGLSRGLDVNVFAPGLSFFFDSHVDFFEEIAKFRAARRIWARWLRDVYGATSEKAMWMRFHTQTAGVSLTAQQPVNNVVRTAVEALAAVLGGTNSLHTNALDETLALPTDESAEIALRTQQVLMEEIGVTNVADPLGGSWYVEALTDRIEAEAEEIFARIRQLGGDGPHTIGPMTSGILRGIEDGWFTGQIAEAAFVYQQALEKGEKKIVGVNCHTGTIAKELEILRISHEVELEQRKLLAERKAGRDNDAVRAAVERMVAVSRTDENMIPAMLDAVRAEATLGEICDALRAEWGVYREPARF, encoded by the coding sequence ATGAACGCCGACGAGATCGCCGCCGGACGGGCCCGCTGGCAGGCCCGGTACGACGCCGCGCGCAAGCGGGACGCGGACTTCACCACGCTCTCCGGCCTGGAGGTCGAGCCGGTCTACGGCCCGCCGGAGGGAGTCGCCTACCCGGGCTTCGACCGCATCGGCTGGCCGGGGGAGTACCCGTACACCCGGGGGTTGCACCCGACCGGCTACCGGGGACGCGCCTGGACGATCCGGCAGTTCGCCGGCTTCGGCAACGCCCAGCAGACCAACGAGCGCTACAAGATGATCCTCGGCGCGGGTGGCGGCGGCCTCTCCGTGGCCTTCGACATGCCCACCCTGATGGGGCGGGACTCCGACGACCCGCAGTCGCTCGGCGAGGTCGGCCACTGCGGCGTCGCCATCGACAGCGCCGTCGACATGGAGGCGCTCTTCGACGGCATCGACCTGGCCGGGGTCACCACCAGCATGACCATCTCCGGCCCGGCGGTGCCGGTGTTCTGCATGTACCTGGTCGCCGCCGAGCGGCAGGGCGCCGACATCGGCACGCTCGACGGCACGCTCCAGACCGACATCTTCAAGGAGTACATCGCGCAGAAGGAGTGGCTCTTCGACCCCGAGCCGCACCTGCGCCTGATCGGCGACCTGATGGAGTACTGCGCCCGGGACATCCCGCGCTACAAGCCGCTGTCGGTCTCCGGCTACCACATCCGCGAGGCCGGCTCGACCGCCGCGCAGGAGCTGGCGTACACCCTCGCCGACGGCTTCGGCTACGTCGAGCTGGGGCTGTCCCGGGGCTTGGACGTGAACGTCTTCGCCCCCGGGCTGAGCTTCTTCTTCGACTCGCACGTGGATTTCTTCGAGGAGATCGCCAAGTTCCGCGCCGCCCGCCGGATCTGGGCCCGCTGGCTGCGGGACGTCTACGGCGCCACCAGCGAGAAGGCGATGTGGATGCGGTTCCACACGCAGACCGCCGGGGTGTCGCTGACCGCCCAGCAGCCGGTCAACAACGTGGTCCGGACGGCGGTGGAGGCCCTGGCGGCGGTGCTCGGCGGCACCAACTCGCTGCACACCAACGCCCTAGACGAGACCCTCGCGCTGCCCACCGACGAGTCCGCCGAGATCGCCCTGCGTACCCAGCAGGTGCTGATGGAGGAGATCGGCGTGACCAACGTGGCCGACCCGCTCGGCGGCTCCTGGTACGTCGAGGCGCTCACCGACCGGATCGAGGCCGAGGCGGAGGAGATCTTCGCCCGGATCCGCCAGCTCGGCGGGGACGGTCCGCACACCATCGGCCCGATGACCTCCGGCATCCTGCGGGGCATCGAGGACGGCTGGTTCACCGGCCAGATCGCCGAGGCGGCCTTCGTCTACCAGCAGGCGCTGGAGAAGGGCGAGAAGAAGATCGTCGGCGTCAACTGCCACACCGGCACGATCGCCAAGGAGCTGGAGATCCTGCGCATCTCCCACGAGGTGGAGCTGGAGCAGCGCAAGCTGCTCGCCGAGCGCAAGGCCGGCCGGGACAACGACGCGGTCAGGGCCGCCGTCGAGCGGATGGTGGCGGTCAGCCGTACCGACGAGAACATGATCCCGGCGATGCTCGACGCGGTCCGCGCCGAGGCGACGCTCGGCGAGATCTGCGACGCGCTGCGGGCCGAGTGGGGCGTCTACCGGGAGCCGGCGCGGTTCTGA
- a CDS encoding tetratricopeptide repeat protein, with amino-acid sequence MSDPRITSSIFTRGAVDLSALRPSTPARPTAPAQGGPPANVPGGATPGAGAAVIDVTEATFQSEVLERSLSTPVVVDFWAEWCEPCKQLSPVLEKLAIEGGGAWVLAKVDVEANPRLAQMFRVQGIPMVFAVVGGQPIDAFSGVVPEAQLRQWIQAVLQAGGVAVEPAGDPRLDEADDALMTGDLDAAEAAYRKILAETPADGAAEAGLAQVGLVRRVGNVDPVAVFAAAEAAHDDVEAQLLAADVEVLSGQAEAAYARLIALVKRTAGDDREKARQHLVSLFTIAGPDDPAVGKARRALASALF; translated from the coding sequence ATGAGCGACCCACGGATCACCTCGTCGATCTTCACCCGCGGCGCGGTCGACCTCAGCGCCCTGCGCCCCTCCACCCCCGCCCGCCCCACCGCCCCCGCCCAGGGCGGCCCGCCCGCCAACGTGCCGGGCGGTGCCACACCGGGTGCCGGGGCCGCGGTGATCGACGTCACCGAGGCGACCTTCCAGTCCGAGGTGCTGGAGCGTTCCCTCAGCACCCCGGTCGTGGTCGACTTCTGGGCCGAGTGGTGCGAACCCTGCAAGCAGCTCTCCCCGGTGCTGGAGAAGCTCGCCATTGAGGGCGGCGGCGCGTGGGTGCTCGCCAAGGTCGACGTCGAGGCCAACCCCCGGCTGGCCCAGATGTTCCGGGTGCAGGGCATTCCGATGGTCTTCGCGGTGGTCGGCGGGCAGCCGATCGACGCCTTCTCCGGCGTGGTGCCGGAGGCACAGCTCCGGCAGTGGATCCAGGCCGTGCTCCAGGCCGGCGGCGTCGCGGTCGAGCCGGCCGGCGACCCCCGCCTCGACGAAGCCGACGACGCGCTGATGACCGGCGACCTCGACGCGGCCGAGGCGGCGTACCGGAAGATCCTGGCCGAGACCCCGGCGGACGGCGCGGCCGAGGCCGGGCTGGCCCAGGTCGGGCTGGTCCGCCGGGTGGGCAACGTCGACCCGGTCGCCGTCTTCGCCGCCGCCGAGGCCGCCCACGACGACGTCGAGGCGCAACTTCTCGCCGCCGACGTCGAGGTGCTCAGCGGACAGGCCGAAGCGGCGTACGCTCGGCTGATCGCCCTGGTCAAGCGGACGGCCGGCGACGACCGGGAGAAGGCCCGCCAGCACCTGGTCTCGCTGTTCACCATCGCCGGCCCGGACGACCCCGCAGTCGGCAAGGCCCGCCGAGCCCTGGCCAGCGCCCTGTTCTGA
- a CDS encoding arginase family protein — translation MMRRIAVLDAPTNLGLRPPTLTSVPGCAKAPGALRDQGLLARLRARDAGCLTPPRYDPEDWRPGDGVCHAREIAEYSVALAGRIGDIIDRGEFPVVLGGDCSVLLGSALAMHRLGEAVGGRIGLVFVDGHSDFRHPGNASYVGAAAGEDLALVTGRGQADLAAIEGRRPYFRDVDVVVLGIRAQDEYRLDLQAAGIVTRPVPALRAEGAARTAQWAHEQLADCAGYWLHVDVDVLDPAVMPAVDAPDPGGIAFAELEILIAGLVDTPHCLGVELTVFDPDYDPDGSYAAEIVNTLVAGLAPVTAPGAVPPRLLPPSPVPTPRPAVAAVFPEALLERSLPTAADPSTASRSSPDDADDLAVVRERVADGQQPVPFDEVLRNLEGA, via the coding sequence ATGATGCGCCGGATCGCCGTCCTCGACGCGCCGACCAACCTCGGCCTGCGCCCACCCACGCTGACCAGCGTGCCGGGCTGCGCCAAGGCCCCGGGGGCGCTGCGTGACCAGGGCCTGCTCGCCCGGCTGCGGGCCCGCGACGCCGGCTGCCTCACCCCACCCCGGTACGACCCGGAGGACTGGCGCCCCGGCGACGGGGTGTGCCACGCCCGGGAGATCGCCGAGTACTCGGTGGCGCTGGCCGGGCGGATCGGGGACATCATCGACCGGGGTGAGTTCCCGGTGGTGCTCGGCGGGGACTGCTCCGTCCTGCTCGGCTCCGCGCTGGCCATGCACCGGCTCGGTGAGGCGGTCGGCGGCCGGATCGGCCTGGTCTTCGTGGACGGTCACTCCGACTTCCGGCACCCCGGCAACGCCTCCTACGTCGGCGCGGCCGCCGGCGAGGACCTCGCCCTGGTGACCGGACGCGGGCAGGCCGACCTGGCCGCCATCGAGGGCCGCCGGCCGTACTTCCGGGACGTCGACGTGGTGGTGCTCGGCATCCGGGCCCAGGACGAGTACCGCCTCGACCTCCAGGCCGCCGGCATCGTCACCCGGCCGGTGCCGGCGCTGCGCGCCGAGGGGGCGGCCCGCACCGCGCAGTGGGCCCACGAGCAACTCGCCGACTGCGCCGGCTACTGGCTGCACGTCGACGTGGACGTGCTCGACCCGGCGGTGATGCCGGCGGTGGACGCCCCCGACCCGGGTGGCATCGCCTTCGCCGAGCTGGAGATCCTGATCGCCGGCCTGGTCGACACCCCGCACTGCCTCGGCGTCGAGCTCACCGTCTTCGACCCCGACTACGACCCGGACGGCTCCTACGCCGCCGAGATCGTCAACACGCTGGTCGCCGGCCTGGCCCCGGTCACCGCCCCGGGCGCGGTCCCGCCCCGGCTGCTCCCGCCGTCCCCGGTCCCCACACCCCGCCCGGCCGTCGCCGCCGTCTTCCCCGAGGCCCTTCTGGAGCGGTCGCTCCCGACCGCCGCAGACCCGTCAACTGCGAGCCGGTCGTCCCCGGATGACGCCGACGACCTCGCCGTGGTGCGCGAGCGGGTAGCGGATGGCCAGCAGCCGGTTCCGTTCGACGAGGTGCTGCGGAACCTGGAGGGGGCATGA